A genomic segment from Arcobacter sp. CECT 8986 encodes:
- a CDS encoding DUF3010 family protein, whose amino-acid sequence MNICGIELKSNYAVLSVVKNSLIDDIVDYVDLKIKKITLEDDENKQSIEQFFTQINEFLKTNSIEKVVIKKRAKKGNFAGGAVTFKMEALIQLTSLCEVDLISSQSLSSFEKKNSITFPSNLKKYQEQSYICALSSFS is encoded by the coding sequence ATGAACATTTGTGGAATAGAATTAAAATCAAATTATGCAGTTTTGAGTGTTGTAAAAAATAGTTTAATAGATGATATTGTTGATTATGTTGATTTGAAAATAAAAAAAATCACATTAGAAGATGATGAAAATAAACAGAGTATTGAACAATTTTTTACTCAAATAAATGAGTTTTTAAAAACTAATAGTATTGAAAAAGTAGTAATAAAAAAAAGAGCAAAAAAAGGAAATTTTGCTGGAGGGGCAGTAACTTTTAAAATGGAAGCTTTAATTCAACTAACTTCTTTATGTGAAGTTGACCTTATCTCATCTCAATCATTGAGCTCTTTTGAAAAGAAAAATAGTATAACTTTTCCTTCAAATCTTAAAAAATATCAAGAACAAAGCTATATTTGTGCATTAAGCTCTTTTAGTTAA
- a CDS encoding small multi-drug export protein gives MKNIFKLLLKEQVGTILILCLILTLILICAVLITYTFDAKLANKITSLVISNIFVGRVPSLSLGYAYNLPNNIVIPVNIITELILVTLLYPLFVFSFKGILKIKILEDFFAKINAKKQQHQQTFKKYGKIGLFLFVFIPFWMTGPIVGAIIGYLIGLRHYVTIFIVFIATCLAITLWGIFLNEIISIMTSFDKKIIWIILLVVVLGLLINKIKNLFYKRNKK, from the coding sequence ATGAAAAATATTTTTAAACTACTTTTAAAAGAGCAAGTAGGTACTATTTTAATCTTATGTCTAATTCTCACATTGATATTAATTTGTGCAGTTTTAATAACTTATACATTTGATGCAAAACTAGCAAATAAAATCACTTCATTAGTTATATCAAATATCTTTGTAGGAAGAGTTCCTTCTTTATCTTTAGGGTATGCATATAATCTGCCAAATAATATAGTAATTCCTGTAAATATAATTACAGAACTCATATTAGTTACACTACTTTATCCTCTTTTTGTTTTCAGTTTTAAAGGAATATTGAAAATAAAAATATTAGAAGATTTCTTTGCAAAAATAAATGCTAAAAAACAGCAGCACCAACAAACTTTTAAAAAGTATGGAAAGATTGGATTGTTTCTGTTTGTTTTTATTCCTTTTTGGATGACTGGACCAATTGTTGGTGCAATAATTGGCTATTTAATAGGATTAAGACATTATGTAACTATATTTATAGTATTTATCGCAACTTGTCTTGCAATTACTCTTTGGGGAATATTTTTAAATGAGATTATTTCAATAATGACAAGTTTTGACAAAAAAATAATTTGGATAATTCTTTTAGTAGTTGTGTTAGGTCTTTTGATAAATAAAATAAAAAATCTATTTTATAAAAGGAACAAAAAGTAG